The genomic window ACTATTTTAAATTTATTTTGAATTTTGAATTGATTTATATGCCCCATGCCCAATTAACAATTAGTTAAATCATGCGTTATTTACTTGGGAGTCGGTTCAGGGGCGCATTCCTGGGAGGACTAGTAGGGGAAACTTTAGCTCAAAGTAGTCAGCCGAAACATCCAAGTGCTGGTAACTTTGCTCAAAGTGTAGTTCCTGGTGCTACCAGTTTAATTAAATTAGGAAAACTTGATATAGATGATTGGTTAGAAATTTATCAACAAAAAATTACATATTTAGAACCATCAAAAATAATTTTCGCTACAATTCCTATTTCTCTTTTTTTCCACGAAAACCCGGTAAAACTACACCAGAATTTACTGCGGGTGTTAAAAGATTGGGATAGTGACCTAGAAATCAGGGATAGTACCCTAGCAATAGGATATGCGATCGCGCAATCATTGACCGAAAAACTGCATCCCCAAACCCTCATCCCCCAAATAATTGCTTTTATTGGCGAAACAGACACCTCAATACCACAAAATTTATTAAAAGTAAATAATTTGTTAGAACAAAGGGCTGGGTTAGAAAGAGTAAAAACCGAGTTGGGTAGTCAAGGAAAGTTATCCAATAGAATAGCTATCGCATTTTATTACTTTCTGAGTACCTTAGAAGACTTCTCCTTAGCCGTTTTAAGGTCTATTCGTCATGAAAAAATTGGGCAACAATACTGTGGTAATGTATATTGTCCAAATATCAGTACAATTACTGCTGTTTTATCAGGGACGTATAACGGTACTACGAGTATTCCCGTAACTTGGAGACTTTCGCTAACCAGAGAATTGAGCCAAATTCCGCAAGTGCTAGAATTAGCTGATGCACTAGCGACGACCTGGTCGGGAGTGTATAAACCTGGACTCAATTCCCAGGAGTTCCCAAATGAGGAAAGCTTAATGTCTAACGAAAAGATACCACCTTGCGTCTATGCTGCTCCTCGCGTCATTCGGGCGCGTTAATATTTTGTTTTGATATATCAAAGTAAGCAGCCATAGGTAATGAAAACACCGCGATTTTTGCAGTCCTTGAATCGGCAGTTGACCCATTGGCGGCGACGATATAGAATATTTAGCCGTAAAGGAAAATTACTTGTGGGGGTGAGTCAACAAGGCAAAAACTCCAGGAATGAAGTAACAAGAGTTATCCTCAAGAATATACCC from Nostoc sp. UHCC 0870 includes these protein-coding regions:
- a CDS encoding ADP-ribosylglycohydrolase family protein encodes the protein MRYLLGSRFRGAFLGGLVGETLAQSSQPKHPSAGNFAQSVVPGATSLIKLGKLDIDDWLEIYQQKITYLEPSKIIFATIPISLFFHENPVKLHQNLLRVLKDWDSDLEIRDSTLAIGYAIAQSLTEKLHPQTLIPQIIAFIGETDTSIPQNLLKVNNLLEQRAGLERVKTELGSQGKLSNRIAIAFYYFLSTLEDFSLAVLRSIRHEKIGQQYCGNVYCPNISTITAVLSGTYNGTTSIPVTWRLSLTRELSQIPQVLELADALATTWSGVYKPGLNSQEFPNEESLMSNEKIPPCVYAAPRVIRAR